Part of the Primulina huaijiensis isolate GDHJ02 unplaced genomic scaffold, ASM1229523v2 scaffold206732, whole genome shotgun sequence genome is shown below.
CTTGCAATCCAAAGCAATCATTTATACAGATTCGATCTCTTCGTCTCACATTGTTTCTTTCTCTCATCTTTCATTCAATCCCGACGACAACCTTTTTGTCGCTTCGCTTCCTTTTATTTTGATCATGGGActtaaatcattattcaatcGGAAGAAGAAACAACGCCGCGGTGGTGGGGAAGGACTGCCGCTCACATCGGGGAATGTCGAACCCATAAACTCCAGATCATCGTCTCTGAGTTCCCGTGTCAGGATCGAGGAGGAGTTGGAGCAAGTTTTCAAGAAATTCGACGTCAATGGAGACGGCAAGATCTCTGCGTCCGAGCTGGGTTCTATAATGAGCAGCCTGGGGAACACCGCCACGGAGGAGGAACTGGACACCATGATTCGCGAGGTGGATTCGGACGGGGACGGGTTCATCAATTTACAGGAATTCATCGAGTTGAACACCAAGGACATCGATCATGACGAGATCTTGGAGAATCTGAGGGACGCGTTCCAGGTATTTGATATCGATAAAAACGGATCGATCTCAG
Proteins encoded:
- the LOC140966490 gene encoding probable calcium-binding protein CML25, whose amino-acid sequence is MNVLALQSKAIIYTDSISSSHIVSFSHLSFNPDDNLFVASLPFILIMGLKSLFNRKKKQRRGGGEGLPLTSGNVEPINSRSSSLSSRVRIEEELEQVFKKFDVNGDGKISASELGSIMSSLGNTATEEELDTMIREVDSDGDGFINLQEFIELNTKDIDHDEILENLRDAFQVFDIDKNGSISAEELQDVLMSLGEECTLAECRKMISGVDSDGNGEISFE